The Penaeus chinensis breed Huanghai No. 1 chromosome 36, ASM1920278v2, whole genome shotgun sequence genome includes a region encoding these proteins:
- the LOC125044747 gene encoding uncharacterized protein LOC125044747 isoform X1 — protein sequence MDSRPGTQPATVPPATVIVVERNRGPPYPPYMQRGTKMYGMTVRAGCITVFLVFGIFFLLLGILPIEAIILADLYAIAIPILIILWSIGVFLIYSYIKARRKSLQEFNALPDDHPDRLKYSNVYVPGAAPGQYPVTNVYHFPANAQGPSDGSGGQGAAMVSGHPVTAAYRPGQLASPQRNLPPSEGDPHPQGFYSVPQGPSAPPLQEPERKFSDDPPPYSEI from the exons ATGGACTCCCGACCAGGAACGCAGCCGGCCACGGTTCCGCCTGCCACTGTAATTGTTGTCGAACGAAACCGGGGACCCCCTTATCCACCTTATATGCAGAGGGGGACCAAG ATGTATGGCATGACCGTGCGGGCTGGATGCATAACAGTTTTCCTTGTATTTGGCATCTTCTTTCTCCTGCTGGGAATTTTGCCGATAGAGGCCATCATTTTAGCCGATTTGTATGCCATAGCGATTCCAATCTTGATCATTTTATGGTCCATAGGAG tCTTCCTGATCTACAGTTACATAAAGGCGAGGAGGAAATCATTGCAAGAGTTCAATGCTCTTCCAGATGACCACCCTGACCGTTTAAAGTACAGCAATGTCTATGTGCCCGGCGCTGCACCCGGGCAGTACCCAGTGACCAACGTCTACCACTTCCCCGCCAACGCACAAGGCCCAAGTGATGGCAGCGGCGGTCAAGGAGCAGCAATGGTGTCAGGACATCCGGTAACCGCAGCTTATCGACCGGGGCAGCTTGCATCACCGCAGAGGAACCTTCCACCTTCAGAGGGGGACCCACATCCACAAGGATTTTATTCAGTTCCTCAAGGTCCCTCTGCTCCTCCATTACAAGAGCCCGAGAGGAAATTCAGCGATGACCCTCCGCCGTATTCGGAAATTTAA
- the LOC125044747 gene encoding uncharacterized protein LOC125044747 isoform X2: MYGMTVRAGCITVFLVFGIFFLLLGILPIEAIILADLYAIAIPILIILWSIGVFLIYSYIKARRKSLQEFNALPDDHPDRLKYSNVYVPGAAPGQYPVTNVYHFPANAQGPSDGSGGQGAAMVSGHPVTAAYRPGQLASPQRNLPPSEGDPHPQGFYSVPQGPSAPPLQEPERKFSDDPPPYSEI; the protein is encoded by the exons ATGTATGGCATGACCGTGCGGGCTGGATGCATAACAGTTTTCCTTGTATTTGGCATCTTCTTTCTCCTGCTGGGAATTTTGCCGATAGAGGCCATCATTTTAGCCGATTTGTATGCCATAGCGATTCCAATCTTGATCATTTTATGGTCCATAGGAG tCTTCCTGATCTACAGTTACATAAAGGCGAGGAGGAAATCATTGCAAGAGTTCAATGCTCTTCCAGATGACCACCCTGACCGTTTAAAGTACAGCAATGTCTATGTGCCCGGCGCTGCACCCGGGCAGTACCCAGTGACCAACGTCTACCACTTCCCCGCCAACGCACAAGGCCCAAGTGATGGCAGCGGCGGTCAAGGAGCAGCAATGGTGTCAGGACATCCGGTAACCGCAGCTTATCGACCGGGGCAGCTTGCATCACCGCAGAGGAACCTTCCACCTTCAGAGGGGGACCCACATCCACAAGGATTTTATTCAGTTCCTCAAGGTCCCTCTGCTCCTCCATTACAAGAGCCCGAGAGGAAATTCAGCGATGACCCTCCGCCGTATTCGGAAATTTAA